One Phaseolus vulgaris cultivar G19833 chromosome 4, P. vulgaris v2.0, whole genome shotgun sequence DNA window includes the following coding sequences:
- the LOC137837238 gene encoding cytochrome P450 81E8-like, with translation MATLFYFFLTFIILLFSVSFLFKTRRFWNLPPGPFSFPIIGNLHQMKQPLHRTFYALSQKHGKVFSLWFGSRFVIVVSSAEAVQECFTKNDIVLANRPRFLIGKYIGYNNTTVAVSPYGDHWRNLRRIMSLEVLSSHRLNSFSEIRRDEIMRLMRRLARDSRNGFAKVELKSRFSEMTFNIIMRMVSGKRYYGEDCDVSDLEEARQFREIIKELVILGGANNPGDFLALLRLFDFDDLEKKLKRIAYRCDTFLQGLIDEHRNRKESANTMIDHLLTQQQSQPEYYTDEIIKGLALVMLMAGTDTSSVTLEWAMSNLLNNPEIVKKAKKELDSHIGQNCLVDEVNISKLPYLQSIVYETFRLHPAAPMLVPHFSSEDCTIGKYNLPQNTILLVNAWAIHRDPNLWSDPMRFKPERFENENEANKLLHFGLGRRACPGANLAQRTVSLALGLLIQCFEWKRTTNEAIDMAEGKGITVGKKIPLEAMCQVWQSPSIRDMLSSATESKPM, from the exons ATGGCCACTCTTTTTTACTTCTTTCTCACATTCATCATTCTTCTCTTCTCTGTGAGCTTCTTGTTCAAAACAAGAAGGTTCTGGAACCTTCCTCCGGGGCCATTCTCCTTCCCCATAATCGGAAACCTCCACCAGATGAAACAACCGCTCCACCGCACGTTCTACGCCCTTTCGCAGAAGCACGGCAAAGTCTTCTCTCTCTGGTTCGGTTCGCGCTTCGTCATTGTCGTTTCGTCGGCAGAGGCAGTGCAGGAATGCTTCACCAAAAACGACATCGTCTTGGCGAACCGGCCTCGCTTCCTCATAGGCAAGTACATCGGCTACAACAACACCACTGTCGCGGTGTCCCCCTACGGCGACCACTGGCGCAACCTCCGCCGCATCATGTCGCTCGAGGTTCTCTCATCGCACCGTTTGAACTCCTTCTCAGAAATCCGAAGGGACGAGATCATGAGGCTCATGCGTAGGCTCGCTCGCGACTCGCGCAACGGCTTCGCCAAAGTTGAACTGAAATCCAG GTTTTCGGAGATGACGTTTAACATTATAATGAGGATGGTATCGGGGAAGAGATATTACGGTGAAGATTGTGATGTGAGTGATTTGGAAGAAGCAAGGCAATTTCGAGAGATTATTAAAGAGTTGGTGATTTTGGGAGGGGCAAATAACCCTGGAGACTTCTTGGCTCTGCTGaggttgtttgattttgatGATTTGGAGAAGAAGCTGAAGAGGATTGCTTATAGATGTGATACGTTCTTACAAGGACTCATTGATGAACATCGTAACAGAAAAGAGAGCGCCAATACTATGATAGATCATCTTTTAACACAACAACAATCACAACCAGAATACTATACGGATGAAATCATCAAAGGACTTGCCCTG GTTATGTTAATGGCAGGAACAGACACATCATCTGTAACTTTAGAATGGGCAATGAGTAATTTGTTAAACAATCCAGAAATAGTAAAGAAGGCAAAAAAGGAATTAGACAGTCATATAGGTCAAAACTGTCTAGTAGATGAAGTTAACATTTCTAAACTTCCTTATCTTCAAAGCATTGTCTATGAGACATTTCGTTTGCATCCTGCGGCTCCAATGTTGGTACCCCATTTCTCTTCAGAAGATTGCACTATTGGAAAATACAATCTTCcacaaaacacaattttgttaGTGAATGCTTGGGCTATTCACAGAGATCCCAATTTGTGGAGTGACCCAATGCGTTTTAAGCCGGAGAGATTTGAGAATGAAAATGAAGCTAACAAGTTACTTCATTTTGGATTGGGGAGAAGGGCTTGTCCTGGAGCAAACTTAGCTCAACGTACAGTGAGCTTAGCTTTGGGTTTATTAATTCAATGTTTTGAGTGGAAACGAACTACTAATGAAGCAATTGATATGGCTGAAGGAAAAGGGATTACTGTGGGAAAAAAGATTCCTTTAGAAGCTATGTGCCAAGTGTGGCAATCACCATCAATTAGGGATATGCTTTCCAGTGCTACTGAAAGCAAACCAATGTAG